One window from the genome of Dermacentor silvarum isolate Dsil-2018 chromosome 5, BIME_Dsil_1.4, whole genome shotgun sequence encodes:
- the LOC119454096 gene encoding glycine, alanine and asparagine-rich protein-like, whose amino-acid sequence MNALKAVVFLGLLATSFAGQVGYGGLGYGYGGLGYGYGGLSYGTGVGHVLGGGLALGHAVAAPAAVTTAVHHAPAVATYAAPAVTAVHHAPAVSYAAAPVAVARPAVTVARQAYTVAAAPAVSYASYAAPAVAAVHHAPAVSYAAAPVAVARPAVTYARQAYAVAAAPAVSYASYAAPAVAAVHHAPAVSYAAAPVAVARPAVAVARPAVSYAAYSAPAVTAVHHAPAVSYAAPAVSYARPAVSYASYAAPAVAVARPAVAAVHAAPAVTAVHHAPAVSYAAAPAVAAVHAAPAVGYGTALGYGSTFGHVLGGGLALGHAVAAPAAVSHTVHHATPAFASRPSCHLRCWLRPWPGLRSRIPWPRLRSELRLRSWWLQLRPRWLQLRPPQEEVNVETKEIDDTTRKDHVRTGWQDLHFRLFMLVLRVPIIKGCQIDNNMGSTLFVFADSFGLLS is encoded by the exons ATGAACGCTCTG AAGGCTGTCGTGTTCCTCGGCCTCTTGGCCACCTCCTTCGCTGGCCAGGTCGGCTATGGCGGCCTCGGCTACGGCTACGGAGGCCTCGGCTACGGCTACGGTGGCCTCTCCTACGGCACTGGCGTCGGCCACGTGCTCGGCGGAGGCCTCGCCCTCGGCCACGCCGTCGCTGCTCCGGCTGCTGTGACCACCGCCGTCCACCACGCCCCGGCTGTGGCCACTTACGCCGCTCCCGCCGTAACCGCCGTCCACCACGCTCCGGCCGTCTCCTACGCCGCCGCCCCAGTGGCCGTTGCCCGCCCCGCCGTTACCGTCGCTCGCCAGGCCTACACCGTCGCTGCTGCCCCAGCTGTCAGCTACGCCTCGTACGCCGCTCCCGCCGTAGCCGCCGTCCACCACGCTCCGGCCGTCTCCTACGCCGCCGCCCCAGTGGCCGTTGCCCGCCCCGCAGTTACGTACGCCCGCCAGGCCTACGCCGTCGCTGCTGCCCCAGCTGTCAGCTACGCCTCGTACGCCGCTCCCGCTGTCGCCGCCGTCCACCACGCTCCGGCAGTCTCCTACGCCGCCGCCCCTGTGGCCGTTGCCCGCCCCGCCGTGGCCGTCGCCCGCCCGGCTGTTAGCTACGCCGCCTACTCTGCTCCAGCTGTAACCGCCGTCCACCACGCTCCGGCCGTTTCCTACGCCGCTCCCGCCGTTTCGTACGCTCGCCCCGCTGTCAGCTACGCCTCCTACGCCGCTCCCGCCGTTGCTGTCGCCCGTCCCGCTGTGGCTGCCGTCCACGCTGCCCCAGCCGTGACCGCCGTCCACCACGCTCCGGCCGTGTCCTACGCCGCTGCTCCCGCCGTGGCTGCGGTGCACGCTGCCCCAGCTGTCGGCTACGGCACCGCCCTCGGCTACGGCTCCACCTTCGGCCACGTCCTCGGCGGTGGTCTCGCCCTCGGACACGCTGTCGCTGCCCCAGCTGCCGTCTCCCACACCGTTCACCACGCCACTCCGGCTTTCGCCAGCCGCCCCAGTTGCCACCTACGGTGTTGGCTACGGCCATGGCCTGGGCTACGGTCTCGgataccatggcctcggctacggTCTGAGCTCCGGCTACGCTCTTGGTGGCTACAACTACGGCCTCGGTGGCTACAGCTACGCCCTCCACAAGAAGAAGTAAATGTTGAGACCAAGGAGATAGAC GACACCACTAGGAAGGATCACGTCAGGACCGGCTGGCAAGACCTGCACTTCAGACTATTTATGCTGGTTCTCCGTGTTCCGATAATAAAAGGTTGTCAGATTGATAACAATATGGGCTCTACTTTATTTGTTTTTGCCGACTCCTTCGGCTTACTGTCGTGA